From Salinibacterium sp. ZJ450, one genomic window encodes:
- a CDS encoding sugar transferase — translation MLTDLLAVIWVVFGVQLLWFGFETADAAFTGDRTHLAINYTAISLGLVVAWMLALQAFGTRGFRIIGTGSTEYALIARASMQLFGLVAIIAFLIKLDLARGYILLAFPIGIVVLCFTRWLWRQWLIVQRSKGRYSTKVLLVGSELTATHIARELTRFPAAGYRVVGACVPSGSRHLAGTNVPVLGPISSAMESLETSGADTVAITSSEELTPRGIKELSWQLEPGRQHLVVAPGLTDIGGPRIHTRPVAGLPLIHVEIPRYEGRKQFTKRAFDLAGSSLLIVLLSPVLAAIAVGVRLSSPGPVLFRQPRIGLNGSVFNLLKFRSMVANAEERLGELQGLDRAEGNRVLFKMKDDPRVTPLGRILRRFSLDELPQLLNVFAGSMSLVGPRPPLEREVQLYEDSMHRRFLVKPGITGLWQVNGRSNLSWEDSVRLDLYYVENWSITGDLVILWRTVKAVLDPDGAY, via the coding sequence TTGCTCACCGACTTGCTGGCGGTCATCTGGGTGGTCTTCGGCGTGCAGCTGCTGTGGTTCGGTTTTGAGACCGCCGACGCGGCCTTCACCGGCGACCGCACGCACCTAGCGATCAACTACACCGCCATTTCTCTTGGCCTTGTCGTCGCGTGGATGCTCGCGCTTCAGGCGTTCGGCACACGGGGTTTTCGCATCATCGGCACGGGTTCCACCGAGTACGCGCTAATCGCACGAGCGAGCATGCAGCTGTTCGGCTTGGTTGCAATCATCGCGTTCCTCATCAAGCTCGACCTTGCTCGCGGCTACATCCTGCTTGCATTCCCCATCGGCATTGTTGTGCTGTGCTTCACCCGCTGGCTGTGGCGCCAATGGCTTATCGTCCAGCGCTCCAAAGGTCGGTACAGCACGAAAGTACTTCTCGTCGGATCGGAACTCACGGCAACACATATCGCTCGCGAGTTGACGCGATTCCCGGCGGCAGGTTATCGAGTTGTGGGCGCCTGTGTCCCGTCGGGTTCGCGGCACCTCGCCGGAACGAATGTGCCAGTGCTCGGCCCTATCTCCTCAGCGATGGAGTCGCTCGAAACCAGCGGCGCAGACACTGTCGCGATCACGAGTTCGGAAGAACTCACGCCGCGCGGGATCAAAGAACTTAGCTGGCAGTTAGAACCAGGCCGACAGCATCTGGTCGTCGCGCCTGGACTCACGGACATCGGTGGACCACGGATCCACACCCGACCAGTCGCGGGCCTTCCCCTCATCCATGTCGAGATTCCGCGCTACGAGGGACGCAAACAATTTACCAAGCGCGCGTTTGACTTGGCCGGGTCAAGTCTCCTGATTGTTCTTCTCTCGCCAGTTCTGGCGGCCATCGCCGTCGGAGTTCGGCTCAGCTCACCGGGACCGGTCCTGTTTCGCCAACCCCGCATTGGCCTGAACGGAAGCGTCTTCAATTTGCTGAAATTCCGGTCGATGGTAGCGAATGCTGAGGAACGACTTGGCGAGTTGCAAGGCTTGGACCGCGCCGAAGGCAATCGTGTGCTGTTCAAAATGAAGGACGACCCGCGCGTCACGCCGCTCGGTCGAATCTTGCGGCGCTTCAGTCTTGATGAACTCCCGCAGCTGCTCAACGTGTTCGCGGGAAGCATGTCGCTTGTTGGCCCGCGTCCACCGTTGGAGCGCGAAGTCCAGCTATACGAGGACAGCATGCATCGCCGATTCTTGGTCAAACCGGGGATAACCGGGCTGTGGCAAGTAAACGGACGTTCTAACTTGTCGTGGGAGGATTCTGTGCGCCTCGATTTGTACTACGTAGAGAATTGGTCCATCACTGGAGACCTGGTCATCCTTTGGCGCACAGTGAAAGCCGTTCTCGATCCAGATGGCGCCTACTAA
- a CDS encoding polysaccharide pyruvyl transferase family protein produces the protein MIRSHVEIETLNHRARATLKNWISDVDVALVDFPSHRNAGDSLIYMGQMAHFQALNVRVKYLADSGRYRARDLKRRLPFGPILIQGGGNMGDRWVEMQEFREKVIAENRDRPIIQLPQSLDFSSPAKADQARKVYESHPDLTLLFREDRSLKRARELFPNTQSYFCPDLALGAGPIAETAPPEVDVLFLIRDDSESAGHLIPRVRAGTTSATTDWRLTSASSLSWLAQRAPGIVARRVPSLLDPAYPLLVHNYRRMADINMRNAIRVLSMGRVIVTDRLHATVLAALLGRPVIALDNSTGKVSAVHSNLLKDISNVRIAPSGEAALQLAYEHLR, from the coding sequence GTGATCCGCTCACACGTCGAAATCGAGACTCTCAATCACCGCGCACGCGCCACTCTCAAGAACTGGATTAGCGACGTGGACGTCGCACTGGTGGACTTTCCTTCCCATCGCAATGCCGGCGACAGTCTGATTTACATGGGCCAGATGGCTCATTTCCAAGCGTTGAACGTGCGTGTGAAGTATCTCGCCGACTCGGGGCGCTACCGGGCAAGGGACTTGAAGAGGCGACTTCCCTTTGGTCCCATCCTGATCCAAGGAGGGGGCAACATGGGCGATCGCTGGGTGGAGATGCAGGAGTTCCGAGAGAAGGTCATTGCAGAGAATCGCGATCGCCCGATTATTCAGCTTCCTCAGAGTCTCGATTTCAGCAGTCCGGCCAAGGCTGATCAAGCTCGCAAGGTCTACGAATCGCACCCGGATCTCACTCTCCTCTTTCGCGAGGATCGAAGCCTCAAGAGGGCGCGGGAGCTTTTCCCGAATACCCAGTCATACTTCTGCCCCGATCTGGCGCTGGGAGCTGGGCCGATCGCCGAAACTGCACCACCTGAAGTTGACGTGCTGTTCCTTATCCGCGACGACTCAGAATCCGCAGGGCATCTAATCCCCCGAGTTCGAGCTGGGACCACATCCGCGACAACGGACTGGCGTCTAACCTCGGCGAGTTCGCTCTCTTGGCTTGCACAACGCGCTCCCGGGATTGTCGCTCGGAGGGTCCCTTCGCTTCTCGACCCGGCGTACCCATTGCTCGTCCACAATTACCGGCGGATGGCGGACATAAACATGCGAAATGCCATACGTGTGCTCAGCATGGGTCGCGTAATTGTGACCGACCGCTTGCACGCAACGGTACTGGCGGCACTGCTTGGTAGGCCGGTCATCGCGCTCGACAACTCCACAGGCAAGGTGTCAGCAGTTCACAGCAATCTGCTCAAGGACATCTCGAATGTCCGCATTGCGCCGAGTGGTGAAGCGGCACTACAACTCGCATACGAACATCTCCGCTGA
- a CDS encoding lipopolysaccharide biosynthesis protein: protein MEGSGSRGAARATDPRISCLSRFCKGDVCGFRGLVQIVRFIRLALGYAANPLAAFIAGPILARVLGPEARGELAAATSAVILVTVIFATGLPDSLALTSAKQGTRLTSFLARHRWRIAMASALASGAALLLGATLFGDQPSASSVMVAGALALPLLITIEIARGYSVGTGTFARIQAESYVSNFGRLACIAVLAAAGALTALSAGIVTLVLMLLGGCFLFLRRGRFTLPTRDLVTHSGHGARPEAKDERRVALRYWAGTVATQANARLSQVLILPLSGAAQVGYFAVALSLMQVLSLMAYSLRVFLFRNAARDATGALVARATRLMLPSVILAVGVMELVAEPAIHLLFGPSFNEAIPILRFLLVAVVPMIAAGILGAGLSGAGKQGTFALGEWVAFGVGTLCLVLLAPAHGGVGAALAVLATYITSCGWSLIALSRATGTPLRAFFWVRRSDIQWLMHQLKRRN, encoded by the coding sequence ATGGAAGGTTCAGGATCACGCGGCGCGGCTCGCGCGACGGATCCTCGCATATCGTGCCTATCGCGATTCTGCAAAGGCGACGTCTGTGGATTTCGCGGGCTAGTGCAGATCGTTCGATTCATACGTCTAGCGCTCGGTTACGCCGCGAATCCACTCGCCGCGTTTATTGCCGGACCGATCCTTGCCAGAGTTTTGGGACCCGAAGCGCGGGGGGAATTAGCCGCGGCGACAAGTGCTGTGATTCTCGTGACCGTGATATTCGCGACGGGCCTTCCCGATTCTCTCGCGCTGACGTCGGCGAAACAGGGCACCCGTTTGACGTCATTTCTTGCACGGCACAGATGGCGAATCGCTATGGCTAGCGCACTCGCTTCAGGCGCGGCACTGCTGCTCGGTGCCACGCTATTTGGTGACCAACCTAGCGCCTCGAGCGTGATGGTAGCGGGCGCCCTTGCCTTGCCCTTGCTAATAACGATAGAGATCGCTCGTGGTTATTCCGTCGGAACAGGAACCTTCGCAAGAATCCAAGCCGAATCGTATGTGTCAAACTTTGGGCGGCTGGCGTGCATTGCGGTGCTCGCCGCCGCCGGGGCGCTCACGGCACTGTCAGCGGGCATAGTCACGCTAGTGCTGATGCTACTCGGCGGCTGTTTTCTCTTTCTCCGACGTGGCAGATTTACGCTGCCTACGCGAGACCTTGTAACCCACAGCGGGCATGGCGCACGACCGGAGGCGAAGGATGAGCGGCGTGTAGCACTGCGCTACTGGGCAGGCACCGTAGCAACTCAGGCGAACGCCCGGCTGAGCCAGGTGCTCATTCTCCCATTGTCTGGAGCTGCTCAGGTGGGCTATTTTGCGGTTGCTCTATCGCTGATGCAGGTTCTTTCACTAATGGCATATTCCTTGAGAGTGTTTCTCTTTCGAAACGCAGCACGCGATGCCACGGGCGCGCTCGTGGCAAGAGCCACTCGTCTCATGCTCCCAAGTGTCATCCTTGCAGTCGGAGTAATGGAGCTTGTGGCTGAACCGGCCATACACCTGCTGTTCGGTCCGAGCTTCAACGAGGCCATTCCGATTCTGCGTTTCCTGCTGGTCGCCGTTGTGCCAATGATTGCCGCTGGGATCCTGGGGGCGGGACTCTCTGGTGCCGGGAAACAAGGCACATTCGCTCTTGGAGAATGGGTTGCGTTTGGGGTTGGCACATTGTGCTTAGTCCTTCTCGCGCCCGCTCATGGAGGAGTCGGCGCCGCACTTGCCGTTCTCGCAACATACATAACATCCTGCGGCTGGTCCCTGATTGCGCTCAGTCGAGCAACAGGTACTCCTCTGCGAGCGTTCTTTTGGGTCCGGCGATCCGACATCCAGTGGCTAATGCATCAACTCAAGCGAAGGAATTAG
- a CDS encoding glycosyltransferase family 2 protein, whose product MNTVSVVIPSFQRIDRLSPLLQAWLDQEPDQVVIILDGPHVGYRERLGHLLDDSRVVVRELPQNVGLALARIEGLKLATQDIVLIADDDVVPMPGLLDGHRGNHAAGKVDVVVGYMPVAVGASRSRDESATRLYAREYEAETHRWEADPGRILDGLWNGNVSISRSAYLAAEELLPSIDLRYNEDLDLGLRLKAANAVAIFDRTLEARHMHSRSFESFLGESVSRGASVARLRHRWGELPPQLENLVAPSPVSLAGVAVRIGSAVSEDALKMLLARLYQIAGRVHAWKVQDHAARLARRILAYRAYRDSAKATSVDFAG is encoded by the coding sequence TTGAACACCGTTTCCGTTGTCATCCCGTCGTTCCAGCGAATCGATCGACTGTCCCCGCTACTACAAGCCTGGTTAGATCAGGAACCAGACCAAGTAGTGATCATCCTGGACGGTCCTCACGTTGGATACCGCGAGCGGCTCGGGCACTTGCTGGATGATTCGAGGGTGGTAGTCAGAGAGCTGCCACAGAATGTCGGATTGGCCTTGGCCCGGATCGAGGGGCTCAAGCTCGCAACGCAGGACATTGTCCTTATTGCAGATGACGACGTTGTGCCCATGCCTGGCTTGCTCGATGGGCACAGAGGCAATCACGCTGCGGGAAAGGTTGATGTTGTTGTCGGCTATATGCCCGTGGCCGTGGGGGCCTCTCGATCAAGGGATGAATCCGCCACGCGTTTGTACGCAAGAGAATATGAAGCGGAGACACATCGCTGGGAGGCCGACCCGGGCCGGATTCTAGATGGACTGTGGAATGGGAATGTGAGTATCTCCCGGTCCGCTTATCTAGCGGCTGAGGAACTCCTGCCATCTATTGACCTTAGATATAACGAGGATCTCGACCTTGGGCTGAGGCTCAAGGCGGCCAATGCAGTCGCCATTTTCGATCGCACACTTGAAGCGAGGCACATGCACTCGCGATCCTTCGAATCATTCTTAGGGGAGTCCGTGTCGAGAGGAGCCTCGGTTGCTCGGTTGCGACATCGGTGGGGTGAGCTGCCTCCCCAACTTGAGAATTTGGTGGCGCCCTCGCCTGTAAGCCTCGCTGGAGTTGCTGTTCGGATCGGATCGGCCGTTTCCGAAGATGCGCTGAAAATGCTGCTAGCACGGCTCTACCAAATTGCCGGCCGTGTGCATGCATGGAAGGTTCAGGATCACGCGGCGCGGCTCGCGCGACGGATCCTCGCATATCGTGCCTATCGCGATTCTGCAAAGGCGACGTCTGTGGATTTCGCGGGCTAG